The sequence TATATCGAGACTGCTTCTATTCCAGAAGATCTGAACATTCCTGCCCTGATCATTCGGAAGATCGGTGATGGCTGTGATGAGTGGTGCCAAACTGGGCTGCGATTGTTGAAAAACATATCTGGCAACAAAAACATCGTAACCACTGACGCTGACTAAAACAGTATCATCAAAGAAGGCGGTGTTTTTGAAAGAACCTGCCAGATACGCATTACCGGAGTTATCCAGAGAGATTGCTGCTCCTTCATCCGAGCTGTATCCTCCGGCGCGATCTGCCTGCAGCCAATTTCCCTGCTCATCCAATTTTGCCACAAAAATATCTTCATAACCTGCACTGCTCAATGTATCGGAGCCAAAATAAGCATCTGCTCGAAAAGAACCGGTCAAATAACTGCTCCCCTCGGAATCGACGTCGATACTATACCCCAGATCATTGTCGGTTCCACCAGCTCCGGCTGCCCAGACCCAGTTTCCTGTATTATCCAGTTTGGCTGCAAAAACATCCGAAGCAAAATTACTGCTTCCGGCTGTCGTAAGCGAGATCGAACCAAAATCGGCTGTGCTGCAGAATTTGCCGGTAACATAACTATTCCCGGCTGCATCTGCGGCAATGCCATAAGCGGAGTTTGCATAAAGACCGCCTGCCGAGCTTGCCCAGAGCCAGTTGCCATCGGCATCCAGTTTTGCCGCGAAAATATCCTCTTGAAATCCACCAGCACAAATGATGGAGTAAGCACCAAAATAGGCTGTGAAAACAAATTGTCCGCAAATATAACAATTACTTTGAGAATCTACTGCAATTGCCCGGCTATAATCGTATGAATTGCTGCCGGCAGATGTTGCCCACAACCAATTGCCGTTGGCATCGAGTTTGGCAGCAAAAATATCGCTTGCCCCGCTGCTGATCAGATCAAAACTGCCGAAACTGGCTGCATTTTCAAAAGTTCCCGTCACATAACAATTTCCAGCCTCATCCAGCGTAACATCAGAGCCCGCATCGGAACCAATTCCGCCTGCTTTTTTCACCCACAGCCAGTTGCCGTTTCCGTCCAGTTTCCCCAAAAATACATCTCTTCCGCCATTACCAGTGAGGGAAAACTGACCAAAATCAGCGGAGTTTTCGAAACAGCCTGTAACATAGCAATTTCCGCTCTCATCCGCAGCAATCCCATTACCAAAATCACCAATATCCTGCCCTCCGGCTTGAACTGCCCACAGCCAGTTACCGTCGGCATCCAACTTTGCCACATAGATGTCGGTTCCGCCCAAACTGGAAAGCGCAGCGGAACCAAAATCTGCTGTATAGAGAAAATTTCCTGTGATGTAACTATTCCCCGAGTCGTCGGCAGCAATCGCCGTGCCTTTATCGTGATGATAATCTCCACCGCTTACAGCCCAATCCCACAAATTTTCCTGGGCGGAAAGACAGACAGCAGTTAAAATTAGAAAAAAGATAACTGCTTTCATCGCTTCACCTGTTTTGAAAAAGAACATGATTTTCTCCAGGTTGTTCAGCGTTTTTTTCGACTAACTGAATCCGATAAATCTCCGCTGACTGGTTGA is a genomic window of Candidatus Cloacimonadota bacterium containing:
- a CDS encoding SBBP repeat-containing protein, translating into MFFFKTGEAMKAVIFFLILTAVCLSAQENLWDWAVSGGDYHHDKGTAIAADDSGNSYITGNFLYTADFGSAALSSLGGTDIYVAKLDADGNWLWAVQAGGQDIGDFGNGIAADESGNCYVTGCFENSADFGQFSLTGNGGRDVFLGKLDGNGNWLWVKKAGGIGSDAGSDVTLDEAGNCYVTGTFENAASFGSFDLISSGASDIFAAKLDANGNWLWATSAGSNSYDYSRAIAVDSQSNCYICGQFVFTAYFGAYSIICAGGFQEDIFAAKLDADGNWLWASSAGGLYANSAYGIAADAAGNSYVTGKFCSTADFGSISLTTAGSSNFASDVFAAKLDNTGNWVWAAGAGGTDNDLGYSIDVDSEGSSYLTGSFRADAYFGSDTLSSAGYEDIFVAKLDEQGNWLQADRAGGYSSDEGAAISLDNSGNAYLAGSFKNTAFFDDTVLVSVSGYDVFVARYVFQQSQPSLAPLITAITDLPNDQGRNVQIFWNRSSLDISASPDPILFYSIWRYDEIFGDEFTERIFFNPNDIFVQVQDNSQIQYYWQRDVEVLTYITQIPALQNPSYSVTVPTLLDSSYISQNFSKFEVLAHTSEVWTYYASEADSGYSVDNIPPDETEVEITKIENGFRLNWEEVTSGTWQGVSYEELNGIWYKIYAGTIPDFECDDEHLLHNTNSLSFDFLIQGADQKFFRVKVTDQKPTTMIERGQ